The DNA region GTAACCGAGCTTACAACCGAGCAAAAACAAGCAGAAAATAACTACTCCATCGAGGTATTAAGTGAGGGGATACCAGAGCGTATAGCAAACTTCACTTCTGCTGACGATACTTCTGTAGAAGGCATGGTAAGAATTGTAAGCTATAATCAATTACTTTATGTTGTTTTTGATGAAAGCGTCACTCTTACGCCTGCACCTACGTTGCGTGTGTACCTAACGAAGAATGGAACAGGCACTTTTGGTGACAATCAAAATAATACGGTTGATTTAGGCGAGCTTAAATCAGCACGCGGGACTCAAGTATACGAGATCCCATCTACGCTCACGCTCGATGAGATCAAGTCTATCGATATTGTAAATGTGCCGTATCAGCTCACCTTGGCAAATGCTGTTATCAATTGACCAGATTTAAAGTCCGCGCTACCGTGCTGGCACAACAAAAGAGCTGGGATGGCGAAATTGGCAGACGCACTAGGCTTAGGACCTAGCGACCGCAAGGTTATGAGGGTTCAAGTCCCTCTCCCAGCACCACGTAAAAACCGCAGGAAAAACCTGCGGTTTTTACGTGGTGTTCACGTGGCGCGCCGTTTTTAAAACCACAGGATTTCCTGTGGTTTTTGTAATCAACAAACTAGTTTGTTGATGCAGGAGTAACCTTTAACGCATCAACTTTGGCTTCAATACGTTCGAGGCGCTCAACGATATTTTGGATTTCTGGTTTGAGATCAGGTCTTTCTTGAGCAGGGCGAGCTGGAAATCCTTTTGCCATCGCAGAAAGCGAAATGCCGGTAAATGAAAACACGATGGCTAGTACAGCGATCCACATAACAGCAGCTGTAGGAATATGGCTTTCGGATTTCTTTTTAACGATAACGGGTGCTGCAGATTTTGAGGCAACAGCCTTAGGTTTTTTGGAGGTGCGTTTTGTTGTGGGCATAAAAGAGCTATATAAAGATGAATCTATTATAGCATAATTTCGTTTTTTATTTATGCACAAACAAAAACATGCCCCGAAGGGCATGTTTTTTAAGCGTGATATTAGTTTGTGTCATTGAGTTCAGAGAGATCTACATCTTCTCCTTTAGCGAAAGTGTTAGGGTCTAGGGGCTTATCGCCAACTTCATGGATTGGACCTGATGTCTCTATCATAGCGTTAATATCTCCAGATGCTGATTTAGCATTGGTAATAGCTTTTTGCCAAGAATCTTCTTCGTGCAAGTCGTGAATATCTTTAAGCGATTCGTTCACTTCTGGTGATGTTTCGCCGGTATTTGGCTCTATTGCATTGATATTTGCTGCCTGGGCTTGACTGAGTGTTTTCATGGTTTCACCAACAGGTTTTGGGATTCTGTTCATTGCTTGTTCATTCATAGTATTTTTTGCTTGTTATTTATTTGTACGGCACTTGATTTATAATCATATAATATCACAAAAATGGCATTTTGTCAATCTATATAAAACATCTATAACTAGCTAAAAACTTGACATTTTTATAAATTAATGGTATTCACTTAGAGTCCTTTTGCAGCGTATTGGAGGTAGACCATGGGTATCTTGCTCAAATTTCGTCCACGGCAAACAGATCCTTGGGATGCATTTCTGAAGATCGTTAATAATCCTGTAACGTTCGACGTTATTGGGATGGTAGATCTCAGTCATTCACCTGAGCGTAAGCACGATGAATCCGTTACGGGCGCTGACTTGCTCTTTAAAACATCAGCATCTCATGCGGAGCTTGAAGAGCTTTGCGAACAACGCAAACAATTAAGTGTTGTTTGGGAGTTTTCTCTTGAACGCATGGACCTTAAGAAGTCGGCAGGGAGGATTCATAGCCTCACCGTTGGTAAGCAAGGTCTTTTGGTCCGGCTTCATTTTGTTAGAGATTTCGATCTCCATTTGCCAAGTAAAATAAAGGCAGAGCACCTACCTCGATCATTTCTTGCAAGAGTAGTAGGAGCGCAAGACAGAATTTGTCTTTCGCTCGCTAACAGCTCTTGTTGAATGTTATCCTTTTCAGATTCTCTACCGCCTGGCTCGTCTGGGCGGCTTTTTCATTGACGAAAACATTGATTTAGAACAATGATAGCAAAAGTTCTTTGCAAAGAGGTGACCATGACAAATCCATCCGAAGATGATGTAGGAGACAATAGGGTAAATCGACCCAGCTACTTTTTGTTAAAACAAAAGCCTTGGCAAATCCTTCATCACATTATCGATGAAGGCAAGGGTGTGGAGCTACTCTCTGTGAAACGTATTATACAGAGACGTGATCATAACCTCTTTCGGTATTGGAAGTGTTTTGATGAAGATGGGCAGGGGATAGAATTACAGCTCCTTCTTCGAACGAATGTTTATCAAGACGAAGACTTTGAGAATTGGATCAATACTTCATCTTCTGATGCTAATGAATGGCTCGCGCTATGTATACGTAATGATAGCGCATGGGTATGTGGGCCAATTGTAGCATTCAAGAAGCATGAAGAAGGTGTAGTGATCCATATCTATCTATTCGTTCATGATAGAGAGTTGCCGCCAAACCCTGCGGTGAAAAACTTTCAACTTAATCGCGTGCTCATAAAATTTGGTTCCGAATTGAAAACGCGTAAAACTGTTTATGCAAACACTTCTTCTGTATAACCGCCTCGATGAGGCGGTTTTTTAATGGCAAAAGACCTCCAAGGAGGAGGTCTTGCAGAAGTTATGAGAAAATCAATGGGATGATTTCTTCGAGGGATTGCTCAATAGCAACCGTTAGAATATGTGCTGTACTCGGCTTAATGATGGGGTTTAACTCTATGGCGACTTTTCCGGAGTTACGCACCATCTCTACGAGGCCATGTGTGTCGAGAGTATTACTATTTGCTCCAATGAGGATGAGACCGTCACAGTGGGTGATAGCATGAGTAATAGCTGGGTAGACTAGGATATCGTCTTCAAACAGCGCGATATCATGCTTTAAGCCGCCACGACACATAGGACAGCTTTTTATGTTCAGTTGTGCGGGTAAGCTGTGGTTACAACTTAGGCATCGCCAACGATGAATACAGCCAAAAACTTCAATAGTTTCTGAACCGGCTTTTGTGTGTAGTCCGTCTACATTTTGCGTGATGAGATAGGGGTTACCGCCATCTTGCTTTACGCGAGACAGGTAGCTCGCGATCGCATAATGAATACTGTTTGGTTTTGCATATCTCATCGCAAAGCGTTCTCTTTCGAAGTACTCAAAAATACTTTTTGTATTTGCATGAACGAATTCTTTGCGAGAAATGTCGCCGCAATCGCACTGATCCCAGAATCCAATCGGACCCTGAAAATGAGAAAGCCCACTTGGTATGGAGACACCAGAACCCGTTAGTATGAGTGGATGTCTTAGTAAGCTTATCTCCCTTTTTGCTTTTGCATGGAGGGCGTCAGCTCTTCTTTGGTAACGTTTTAGCATGAGTACCTCCTGAAAGTGCTAAAATAAATGTAGCAAAATTAGGAAAAGCGTCAATCCAACAATAATAAAAATAAGCAGATCGACTCTGCTTATTTTTATTATGCTTAAGCGGCTTTTTTGATATCAGGTGTTTCTTCATCAGAGACTTCTTGCGCTTCTGCTGTCATGTCAGGAATTTCTTCTAGATCCGAGCTTTCAAGCTTTACAGTGCCATCATCCATCACTTCTCTTGCATGCGCTGTCATGTCAGGAATTTCTTCTAGATCAGCACTTTCAAGTTTTATACTACCGTCATCCAGGATTTCGCGGGCATGCGCTGTCATATCTGGGACTTCTTCAAGGTCTTCGCTATCAAGAGCGATTGTTTCACCAGCGTTGATTGCGGCAAGAATGCGCTTTTGAGCAGCTTCATCTGATTCGGTTGCTTGTTTATTTAGGTTCACGAGACGAGTATTGTTTTCTTTCGTTGCAAGAAGATCTTGCAATGAGGGGCGTTTAGCGGTGTCAGCGGCTGCGACTTCGCGTGCATTTTCGACAAGTTTTGCATCCGTTGGCATGTCCGTTGAAAATGGTTGATCAAGCTTTAAAAAATCTGGCTTATTCTTTACTGAAGCTGGAAGATCTTCTTCGTTAAATGGCTCACTGATTTTGTCGAATTGGCCCATAGATAGTTGAGATATTAAATAAATAGACAATAAAAGTTTAGCTTAAGCGTAGGTATCTTGCTATAGCGGTGAATATTGACAAAATGCATAATATAGTATATATTAGCCATCGTTCACAGCACCTTGAAAGGAGGTTGCAATGGTCATTGATTTTGCCAGCCGGAGAGATCCAGCTGAAAACAGGCTCTCACTGTTGCGACGCTGGTTTGGTTCGTGCGAATCTGCGCATTACCTGCACAGCCGCGTACTCAGAGATGAGGATGGAAGTAACTACCTCATCGTTCACGTGACGCTAAAGTCACCACTTCACCAAGAGGTCGACTTTGTCGGCGATGACTGGAAGGATCTTTTCATCGCCAAAGAAATCCGCTTCGGATTTATCATGACTGATGCGGCCGTCATCGACTGTCGCCCGATTTGGGCGACGAAGCATCCCGATTATATGGAGCTCGTCTGTCTCGTGAGAGATCAGACCAAGACCAACGGATCTGCAACATTCATCGCACCAAAGATGATGTTCTTGGCGGATGATAAGCATGCTACTCACCAGGTGCCTGTCGTGGAGGATCATTCCCATGAATAGCACTGATATCGCGCGAGCACGTGATGCCATTTTGGCAGCGCGTGACGTTGTCTTTCTCACCGGCGCCGGTATTTCGGCGGCGAGTGGTGTCCCGGTCTTTCGAGGCTCGGGCATCGTGTGGGAAGGCAAGCAAGCAACGGAGCTCGCAAACGCAAAGGCGTTTGCTGCAGATCCAATGCTCGTTTGGTCGTGGTATTTGCATCGTCGTCAGGTGGTTGCAAATGCTAGCCCAAATGCAGCACACCAAGCGATCACTGCTTGGCAGCCCTGCGAAGGCGCGATGAAGTGGTTATTGACGCAAAACGTCGATGACCTCCATGAACGCTCTGGTAGCAAAGACGTGACACATGTCCATGGCGACCTTTGGTTCAATCGCTGCACCAAATGCGGCAAGCAACGCGAAGACCGGTCGCTCCATTTCGATGAAGTGCCTCGGTCACCTTGTTGCGACGAACTCGAGCGTCCTGCTATCATTTGGTTCGGAGAAACGATCTCTGAAAACGAATGGGGGATGATGAACTCCGCGGCAGGCTTTGCCGATGTCATCATCGTCATTGGTTCTAGCGGTGTTGTCACAACATCCGTTAGGTTCATTGAGCGTGCACGACGGGCAAAAGCCATCGCTAACAAGCTCAAAATGTTTCAGACTCAACGCGATCTGACCGTTATCAACGTAAATCTAGAAGACTCGTTGATTAACGCAGATATCGTTCTACGCGATAGAGCAGAAGTGATTCTGCCAGAGCTTCTTCAGTGAAGAACGCCCAACTAAAAAAAGCCCCACGCCAGTTCTATGGTGTGGGGTATTTTGTTTCTACTTTTTCTTGTTTAAAAAATCTCGGAGGTTGTTGAGAGTTGCTTCTTCGTCTACGCCCATGTCAATTTCATGAAATTTTGTGTCTTTTTCATCCGTACCGTCTTTTGTGATGAAGCGGCCCTCCATTGCTTTATTATCATCGAGATTCTGTGTCGTTGTTTTTGGTGTTTCCATAGTTATTTCGAAGTTAGTGCTTTTTCTAAGAGCTCACGATTTTTTCCTTTCGACGGACCTGTTTTGGTTAGATCGATACTACCGTACCAATCACTGCCAAGCATAACGAGTTTTCCTGCGTGTAGCGCACCTTTATAATCAGGATGTTCTTGACCCGAGTCTTTGAGTTTTTGACTAAAAGACTTTGCTTCCAGCTTATCTTCGAAAATGTGCCATTCATCAGATTTATCGCGGCAGAAAAACGGACCATCGATTCCGGCTCCGGCTATCTCTTGGGGAGTTCGGCCAGATTTTAATTGCTTCAAAACATCTGACAGCGGTTTCTCTAGCGCAGGGATTTTTGCTTCTTTTACCCAATCATCTTTTTCATCATCAAAACGTTCTTCGTAGAAATCCATTGTCGCCAATATAATTTCTAGTTTATCCGAATAATGTTCGGCGAGTTCTTCGATGCTAGATTCGTCATGATGATTCTTATCAAATTCAAATCCATAAGATGCCCATGCATATCCGCCAACGCTAATATTTGCGTGTAAATCCATTCGCTGAATACCCATAGCGTCGTACTCAGTAAGAGATTCTTTCAATACTTTGCCAGCAACACCTCCTTCTTGAACGCTATTTGGTAGAGAAAAGCGTTCATGATAAACAGACTTTTCTACTTCACCATCTTCGCGCTTTCTTTTTGTGATGATGCGATTAATATCACATTGCTCACCTTCCTGATCAAAGTAGGCAAGTGTGAGTTTTGTTTCACCAAAGACTTCTCCCGTTTCTGGATCAATCGACATATCTCTTACATTGATAGCACCTTGACCTTCGTACATGTCGTACTCTAGAATATCTGTTTTCGTTCTTAGATCGCAAGACTTAGCAAACGACGCTGCATTTGGTCCCATGATCTCGTGTACAGCGATAACGTTTTGCAATGTGGTGCTTTCGACGGCTACGGGTCCGCCTTCGTGTATCGGCTGTTTGAGTTCTTGCCAAAGCTTTTCTATAGATGCGGAAAAGGCCGGTTCTTCAAAAAGCTTTTTTGCGAAGGGTCCAATAGTTTTCTCCCAATCAGAAATAATACTAGCTTTCATTTCTGGGTTTTTTATTGCTGCTTCTCGTACCGTAACAAAGTCATTTGCTGAAAGACTTTCAAATGTCATATTACTTGCGAGATCTTCGGGTGTACGTTGCTCTACATTGTTTTCGTTTTGTGTTTCAGTAATTGCGAGTAACTCATTGCTTAATTCGGTTTTGGCATTCGCGAGCTCGCTGATATAGTCTTTGCGAAAAACATCCTCACCTACGAGATCTTTTAATTCATTAGATTGTTGTTCAATGGCTTTTTCTGCCTGAATCAAGACCTCGTGAGAAAGTTCTTTTGCGTTTTGCTCGTGTTTATTTGCCTCAATAGAAGCGATGCCTTGTTCTCGATGGTTTGTTGATTCTAGGTTCATAGGTTTTGTTTGTTGTCTTTGGCTTTGCGTTTTATCATTTCGAGCTTGTCGCAAAACGTTATCCAGGCCTGTTTCATTTTTTCAGCGCGTTGCAAATGATCATTATCACGCTGTACGTATATACGAAACGGATTAGGAATTATCATAGCTTTTTACGTAGCTGCTCAAGTTCGTCGGCTGTTTCTTGCTGATCATTTTTTACAGCGTTTTTAATAGCATTCTTTTTTATGGATATGAGCTTTTCTTGAAAGCGGTTCCAGGCAGCTTTGATGCGCTGTTCAGCAGTAAGCATAATCTTACTTATGATACTCCTTGCCCTTCAATATCGTAAGTCCACGATAGAGTTGCTCGAGCAAAACGATGCGTGCGAGAGCATGCGGCATGGTTAAAGGCGATAGTGAGAGTGAGATATCTGCGCGTTGTTTGACGCGGTCAGAGAGTCCCCATGAGCCACCGATGAGAAAGGTAAGTGGACGAGCGCCAGATTCGGACCATTGTTCGATCGCTTTAGAAAATGTAGCACTATCGTAGGTCTTTGCATGTTCATCCAAACAAATCACAAAGCTGTTATTGGGGATAAGTTTTAAAAGTTCATCTGCTTCACGTTCTTTTGTTTGTTGTAGGTCTGGTTTGGCAGAGCCTTTGTGACCTTCTTTTCCCTCAAAGAGTGTTATGGTAGAAAAGGCTTGTAAACGCTTGATATATTGCGCTTCGGCAGCCTCTTGCCAGGGCTCTTGAGGGGTGCCAATTGCACGTATCTGGAGGATTGGTTTCATAATAAGAGTTTCGCGGATTTGGCCTTACTTGACAATGTCTTCTGAAGTCTGTAAATTACCGCCACATTCAGTTGACCACGTCCCACGAATTCAGCACGAGCTGTTTGGCGAAAGGGACCTCTGGAGAACCACAGTCAAGAACGTCTAAAAACGTTCACAACTCTCTCGGCCAAATAGGCCACGGATAGCCAAGACCACGGATCTCTCAGAGACCGAGCTTGGCCCCCGCCAAGCTCTTTTTTTCACCTCAAGGTTCGCGGTACGACGACCAGAGAACGTTGCCTGATCTTTCAGACGCCGTTCCTTGGCCGCCAGAAGCAATTCTCGACCAAGTGCAATTTTGACAACAGAATATTGAAAAATGCATACAGGATCATTTTTATTCTCCAGAATAAAAAATAAGATCCAGTTAGAATTGTACGTAGAACATTCAACTGTTTTATGTGCAAGGCATAACATTGCACTTGTAATTATAATCGTAACGAGTTAAATTTGATCGTTTAATCTGAAAAATATAATTGTGCATCCTCTGGACGCTTCTTCTCGCAAGAGAAGATGACGTGTACCAAGACTTCAACTTGGATAACCGGATGGACGAAGCACGTAAGGGCATACGGTGGATGACTTGGCAGTGAAGAGCTGATGAAAGACGTGGTAGCCTGCGAAAAGTTTCGGGGAGGTGGCAAACAACCTGTGATCCGGAAATGTCTGAATGGGGAAACCCACATGAGTAAAGCTCATGTACCCACACCTGAATACATAGGGTGTGAGGGAGGCACCTAGGGAAGTGAAACATCTCAGTACCTAGAGGAAAAGAAACAAACATAATCGGACTTTTTGTCACTCATGATCAGCAATGGTCGTGGCGTGACAAAAAGTCCGAAGGATTCCCTGAGTAGTGGCGAGCGAAACGGGACAAGCCTAAACCTATAAAAACTAAATTTTGAACTGAGACTACGCAAGTATTCCGCAGACAAAATGGCGAGCTTGGGCTGTCGTTTTATAGGGGTTGATGGGACCAACTGTGCTTTCCCCCAAGGGAAGCGCATTTAAGACGCATTATATAGTTGAACAAACTGGAAAGTTTGGCCAAAGACGGTGATAGCCCGGTAGACGAAATATAGAGCGCTAGATGAGTTGAGATCCAAAGTACTACGAGGCCCGAGAAACCTCGTAGGAAGCAGCCACGACGATGTGGCAAGGCTAAATACTCTTCCTGACCGATAGTGAACCAGTACAGTGATGGAACGTTGAAAAGCAGCCCGGGAGGGCGATGAAATAGTATCTGAAACCGTATGCTTACAAGGAGGTGGAGCGGGCGCAAGTCCGTCACACCGTTCCTATTGAAGAATGAGCCAACGAGTGTGCTGTGTGTCGCTTGATTAAGTCCCTGCGGGGATGAAGTCACAGTGAAAGCGAGCCTGAATAGGGCGTTGGTGGCACATACACAACCCGAAACCCGGCGATCTATCCATGACCAGGTTGAAGCAACGGTAAAACGTTGTGGAGGACCGAACCCACGAGCCGTGCAACACTCGGGGATGAGTTGTGGATAGCGGTGAAATTCCAATCGAGCTGGGTAATAGCTGGTTCTCCTTGAAATAGGTTTTGGCCTAGCGGTGGTTAATAGCAAAGTGGGGGTAGAGCACTGAATGAGGTCCGGGGCGCAAGCTTACGTACTTCAACCAAACTCCGAATACCACTTTGTGTTCCCACCAGTCAGTCCATGGGGGCTAAGCTCCATCGGACAAGAGGGAAACAGCCCTGATCGTAATCTAAGGTCCCTAAATTAATACTAAGTGTGAAAGGTGGTCGGACGGCTTATACAACCAGGAGGTTGGCTTAGAAGCAGCCATCCTTTAAAGAAAGCGTAACAGCTCACTGGTCAAGCTATCCGGCGCCGAAAACTTATCGGGGCTAAGTATTATACCGAAGATACGAACTGTAATTGTCCTCGGACTTTTACTTTGGTAAAGGAGCATTCTGTTCAGCACTGAAGCGAAAGGCGCGAGCCATCGTGGAGCGTACAGAAGTGAGAATGTTGGCATAAGTAGCAAAAATGGAGGTGAGAATCCTCCACATCGTAAACCCAAGGTTTCCAGGGCAACGCGAATCGCCCCTGGGTTAGTCGGTCCTAAGGTGAGGCCGAAAGGCGTAATCGATGGACAGCAGGTTAATATTCCTGCACTTCTATAGATTTCCAATGGAGAGACGCATCCTTCAA from Candidatus Nomurabacteria bacterium includes:
- a CDS encoding NAD-dependent protein deacylase produces the protein MNSTDIARARDAILAARDVVFLTGAGISAASGVPVFRGSGIVWEGKQATELANAKAFAADPMLVWSWYLHRRQVVANASPNAAHQAITAWQPCEGAMKWLLTQNVDDLHERSGSKDVTHVHGDLWFNRCTKCGKQREDRSLHFDEVPRSPCCDELERPAIIWFGETISENEWGMMNSAAGFADVIIVIGSSGVVTTSVRFIERARRAKAIANKLKMFQTQRDLTVINVNLEDSLINADIVLRDRAEVILPELLQ
- a CDS encoding DM13 domain-containing protein, producing MKKQMLTVGIVLMSLTFGWAFLRYGYYIGFTPTEFALARMDDGEKRLALTKAPTGEVVVTELTTEQKQAENNYSIEVLSEGIPERIANFTSADDTSVEGMVRIVSYNQLLYVVFDESVTLTPAPTLRVYLTKNGTGTFGDNQNNTVDLGELKSARGTQVYEIPSTLTLDEIKSIDIVNVPYQLTLANAVIN
- a CDS encoding 23S rRNA (pseudouridine(1915)-N(3))-methyltransferase RlmH, with translation MKPILQIRAIGTPQEPWQEAAEAQYIKRLQAFSTITLFEGKEGHKGSAKPDLQQTKEREADELLKLIPNNSFVICLDEHAKTYDSATFSKAIEQWSESGARPLTFLIGGSWGLSDRVKQRADISLSLSPLTMPHALARIVLLEQLYRGLTILKGKEYHK